A stretch of DNA from Carettochelys insculpta isolate YL-2023 chromosome 7, ASM3395843v1, whole genome shotgun sequence:
agaaatatgaattcattttagttataatatgtctattttcaggttggattgaagcctttccctgtcgcaaagctgattcattgtctgttgcaaaatgtctgttaaaccacattatccctaccaagggaattcctgccactttgcctagtgaccggggaacacattttactggaaaaattgttcaacatctaaaccaggtattacatgtcacccacctgttgcactgcccctaccatccacagagtgcagggacagttgaaaggcgaaatggtgtgcttaaaaataagctggcaaaaatctgtagttccacagggttaaactggccagctgctttaccactggcccttatggaaattcggtcatccccatcccagagacacaaattgactccatttgaaatcatcatgggacgccctatgcgaacaatggctactattaccccagccccagacctaaacctaactcacagcacgctcctccagtactgcaaagggttaatgcaagctgtgagctccttccattcgcaggtgcgagcagcctGGCCGACGgagcccacctctgctgcctgtcacactcttgagcctggtgattgggtctacctgcggcaccaccttcggaagcacgccttggaaccccggtggaagggtccataccaggtactgctcaccacccagacagcagtgacattatccggcatcgctgcatggatccacgcctcacagtgtaagccagcgccagctccaggggaccaagcacctctgcaagaccacgcagaaccagcttcaaccccagaagacaaagaaaaagagtttagtcaccacccttcgagatccctgagaccagtcacgtatcttcaattacctgccacccttaacaatctcctttaacagcttccagttaacttaactaattgcccttcacaccttccattctgatggcTGCTTCTTAGAtgcgctggctccatcttaattgcttctccatttaaaagctaactgtccctatgtgtgctccctcagatactttgtaacatgttttggcatgtccctctcatatacaatgtatccagcatctccccttatacaacgttatacttatacagtgttatacttccacactgtGCAGGGAAGGCAAGTCCCCCCGGCCCAGCTGaacaggggctgggagagacctgggCAGAGGGCAGCTAGATGGGGTGGGATttgcctgtcccccaccctgcacctgaCCAACcgccttcccctcctcccagggcagCTCCGGCCTCTCTCCTGCTCCAGACCCTGCCATGGACAGCGAGCTCCGGGCTGGGAACTTCTCCAGGGTGAGTGGATTGCGCCTGTGAGCTCACCTCCTGCCACCCAACTGCTCTGCAAGGGCCCATCACCCTGGGCAAGGACCCAAATTccccgccccagcccagagccccagccccacagcccacctcTCTTCTGGGGCCAGCCAGGTAACAAGGCTCAGCCCGAGGCCTTGCTGCTAGtatcccctgcccttcccaccatATGCCCCCTAGGGGCACAGCcaatctgcccctcctcccctacccaggagggtgctgggtgcccccttgaggGACTCAGGCCAGGGACGCGTTCCCAACTGCAGCAATGACCCTGGCGCTAGGCTGCGACTACGGGGAATGCTTCACgcccgtggggggcagggcacaggggtgaACTCTCCCACtccaggcagcacagggcaggcgCTCTGTAACCCCCAGGAAAGCAGGGAGAGCCCGTCAGCTCAGCTCTTGTGCCCACGCCTCTCtctgctgtccccagcctgctctCTGCTGCTGAGCACGGCCAGCACCAGGATCTGCATTACATCAGCCCTGCTACAGTACGTGCCCGATGCGCCCGCTGCTGGGTACCAGCGCCTGTGGCCCCCGCGCCGGTAAAACAAAGCTCAGTCTTACTCAGAGCTACCGCTGCCTTTGCAGCCACGCGTGCCCTGAGGCTCTTTCTGCATGGCCCTGGCCTGCGCCGGCCTGCTGTCCGGCTGTGCCATCTCCGCCTGTGCCTGCAGCCTCCTCACACGGCCAGCATCCAGGGCAGCTTGAACTGCAGCCCTTCCACTGCTGCATGGACCTGCGCAGCTCCCCGCCCAGAGCAGGGGACTTCACTCCTGGACTCCTCTGTCACAGCACctgtgctgcctgcccagccGGGTGGTCTCTGAACTGCTTCCCTCCCGCCCGCAGTCCccgtgctgggctgcagcagccgcttccctcccgcccgcagccctgcgctgggctgcagcagctgcttccctcccgcccgcagtccccgtgctgggctgcagcagctgcttccctcccgcccgcagtccccgcgctgggctgcagcagccgcttccctcccgcccgcagtcctgtgctgggctgcagcagccgcttccctcccgcccgcagtccccgcgctgggctgcagcagccgcttccctcccgcccgcagtccccgcgctgggctgcagcagccgcttccctcccgcccgcagtccccgcgctgggctgcagcagctgcttccctcccgcccgcagtccccgtgctgggctgcagcagccgcttccctcccgcccgcagtcctgtgctgggctgcagcagccgcttccctcccgcccgcagtcctgtgctgggctgcagcagccgcttccctcccgcccgcagtccctgccccgggctgcagcagccgcttccctcccgcccgcagtccctgccccgggctgcagcagctgcttccctcccgcccgcagcccccccgctgggctgcagcagccgcttccctcccgcccgcagtcctgtgctgggctgcagcagccgcttccctcccgcccgcagtcctgtgctgggctgcagcagccgcttccctcccgcccgcagtccccgcgctgggctgcagcagccgcttccTTCCCGCCCGCAGTcctgtgctgggctgcagcagccgcttccctcccgcccgcagtccccgcgctgggctgcagcagccgcttccctcccgcccgcagtccccgcgctgggctgcagcagccgcttccctcccgcccgcagtccccgcgctgggctgcagcagccgcttccctcccgcccgcagtccccgcgctgggctgcagcagccgcttccctcccgcccgcagtcctgtgctgggctgcagcagccgcttccctcccgcccgcagtcctgtgctgggctgcagcagccgcttccctcccgcccgcagtcctgtgctgggctgcagcagccgcttccctcccgcccgcagtccccgcgctgggctgcagcagccgcttccctcccgcccgcagtccccgcgctgggctgcagcagccgcttccctcccgcccgcagtccctgcgctgggctgcagcagctgcttccctcccgcccgcagtccctgccccgggctgcagcagccgcttccCTCCTGCCCGCAGTccctgtgctgggctgcagcagccgcttccCTCCCGCCAGCAGTcctgtgctgggctgcagcagccgcttccCTCCCGCCAGCAGTCCCcgcgctgggctgcagcagccgcttccCTCCCGCCAGCAGTcctgtgctgggctgcagcagccgcttccctcccgcccgcagtccctgccccgggctgcagcagccgcttccctcccgcccgcagtcctgtgctgggctgcagcagctgcttccctcccgcccgcagtccctgccccgggctgcagcagccgcttccctcccgcccgcagtcctgtgctgggctgcagcagccgcttccctcccgcccgcagtccctgcgctgggctgcagcagccgcttccctcccgcccgcagtccccgcgctgggctgcagcagccgcttccctcccgcccgcagtccctgccccgggctgcagcagccgcttccctcccgcccgcagtccccgcgctgggctgcagcagccgcttccctcccgcccgcagtccctgcgctgggctgcagcagccgcttccctcccgcccgcagtccctgccccgggctgcagcagccgcttccctcccgcccgcagtccctgccccgggctgcagcagccgcttccctcccgcccgcagtccccgcgctgggctgcagcagccgcttccctcccgcccgcagtccctgccccgggctgcagcagctgcttccctcccgcccgcagtccctgccccgggctgcagcagccgcttccctcccgcccgcagtccccgcgctgggctgcagcagccgcttccctcccgcccgcagtcctgtgctgggctgcagcagctgcttccctcccgcccgcagtccctgccccgggctgcagcagccgcttccctcccgcccgcagtccccgcgctgggctgcagcagccgcttccctcccgcccgcagtcctgtgctgggctgcagcagctgcttccctcccgcccgcagtccctgccccgggctgcagcagctgcttccctcccgcccgcagtccctgccccgggctgcagcagctgcttccctcccgcccgcagtccctgccccgggctgCAGCAGTCTGCCCCATTCTCTGGCTCTGTGGCTTTGCGGGTAACTCTTGTGTGCCAGGCGGTTACACTGCTGTGATCCAGCCTTTCCCTTCCCGTCTGCTCAGCCTTTGCCACCAGCCTCCTGCCAGACACCCGTCCATTGCTTggggggaacctgcagcagacgGCTTGTGCTCCTTTCCCCCCCGTGCCCTCTGCGAGGCTGCACTACCCCAGTGAAGCACTGAGAGTCAGGGACACCAGACCTTGCAAAACacactggcagctccctgcccagttcTGAGCAGTGTAGCTCCCCGAGCGCCCCCCGCCCAGACTGGCTCAATGATCCATCCACTGGGCCGCGTGGTTCGTGGggtcagcagctgctggctgtgggcccacCTCTTCCCGAGGGGAGTGGAGGGTTCACAGGGTACAGCCGCAGCCTACCCCTGCTGAGCATGGCTGCATTCTTTGGGCATTGTCCAAGGTATGATCTTggtcctccccagccagcaggtcTGCTCCCTGCTCTCTGCAGGTCTCACACCGTCCACTCCTGCCCGGTCCCCCATTCTGCACTGAGCTCTCCCTTCCCTGGCTGTTGGGGACCTTCCTGGGGCACCTGCGGCCTCACCAGCCGTGCAGCCCGAATCGGTTTAATGCCCCCCGGCTACTCCGTGCTCAGTCACTTGTCAGGACCCtgcgtgggagggagggtgcagcacCTGGGGAGGGACTGAGCCCTGCAGCAGACTGCTCGGCCTGCTCCACAGACCGGCCACTGGtggccagccccttgccctggccTTGGAGTGCTGCTGGCTCACTCACGCAGGCTGCAGTCGCTTGAGaacacccagctctggctgctggggcctgGTGCTCAGTCTGCACCTGCAGCCAGGCCCGAGCTCCTCGCCCCTCTGAGCAAACCCCCTCCTGTGCCCACCGGGGCTCTGCTAGTGGCCTGGCTCCGGTGCCACCCCAACTCCTGCTGAGCCCTCCCCTgcggctctggcagctccagggacCGTGCTGCTCACTGCTCTTCCCAGCACCTGCCTGGggtctctgcccagctccccgctgcagggcaggagcagaaTCTGCCACATGGCTGGGTCCTTCTCTGGCCTTTGCCCCCAGCCTTTCcgtgcaggggcaggctcagaTCTGAGCAGACCTCCAGTGGGGTTCCCCTCGGCTTGCCTGGGAGCTCTGTCCTCACACACCCAGGCCCTCCGTCAGCAGGGCCCCACGGCACCGGGACTGCTCAGGGTCTCGCCAGGGCAGGCCTCTTCCCAGACGTCTCTACTCCGGCCAGGGTCCCacggcagctctgccccagggcctccTCCCGGCTCTCCCTAAGCCCAGCGTACACTGAAGAGTGCCGCCTCCTCTCCCTGCACTCCCCATCCACCCACACCCTGGCCTCTCCGCTGCCCTTGGCGCCTGCAGAGCCAGgatggggcaccccaccaccctgtccaccAAGCTCCCCAGTCACTGGTGCTGTGGATGCCATGTGCCCTTCAGCAGCATGCACACCCCAATAACACGGGCCCCATGCACGTCGGGGGGGGGAGGCACGAACCCCAGACTGCCAAGACACCACATCACAGCTCAGCCTCACCCCATTTCACCGCCCCCTGGCTCTCCAGGTGGCCTCCCTGCTGCATGGCCAGTTGGCGGGGGCGGTGGAGGAGTACCTGCTGGTGGAATGCTGCTACCCCTGCGAGCACGCTGGGGGCCACAAAAAGGTAAGCGAGCCGGCCTCGACccggccagctcccagcagctgccccccgaCGAGCATGAGCTCCCAGCTACTCCAGCAAGGGGTGCTgcgcagcgcagggcaggaaagggggtggggggatcagtgtcactccagccccagcctcacccagcaggggcgctgtggggaaggggtgagcactagcggggggggggagctctggggtactccagcctcacccagcaggggcgctgtggggaaggggtgagcaCTAGCAgtgggggggagctctggggtactccagcctcacccagcaggggcgctgtggggaaggggtgagcactagcggggggaggggagctctggggtactccagcctcacccagcaggggcgctgtggggaaggggtgagcaTTAGcggggggggggcctctggggtactccagcctcacccagcaggggcgctgtggggaaggggtgagcaCTAGcggggggggagctctggggtacTCCAGCCTCGCCCAGCAGGGgcgctgtggggaaggggtgagcaTTAGcggggggggggcctctggggtacTCCAGCCTCGCCCAGCAGGGgcgctgtggggaaggggtgagcactagtgggggggctctggggtagaacaagttaaaaaccacttagaaaagttacatgtctgcaagtcaccagggcctgatgaaaagcaccccagaatactcaaggagctgatggaggaggtatctgagcctttatctatcatctttggaaaatcatgggagacaggagagattccagaagactggaaaaggcaaatctagtgcccatctgtaaGAAGGGGAACAAAagcaatgcaggaaactacagaccggtcagtttaacttctgtgccaggacagATAATGCAACAAGTAACTAAAGAAATCATCtgaaagcacttggaaggtggtaaggtgatagggaacagccagcatggatttgtaaaaataaattatgtcaaaccaatctgatagctttctttgatagaataacgagccttatggataagggagaagcagtggatgtggtatgcctagattttagtaaggcatttgatacagtctcacatgatattcttatcaacaaactaggcaaatacaacttagatgaggctactataaagtgggtgcaaaactggctggataaccgtactcagagagtagttactaatggttctcaatcctgctggaaaggtgtaacaagtggggttctgcagggggaCTGTTTCTCtccagtatcttcatcaacgatttaaatattgacatagaaagtatgcttattaagtttgcagatgatgccaagctgtgcggggttgtaactgctttggaggagagggtcataattcaaaatgatctggataaactggagaaatggtctgaggtaaacaggatgaagttgaataaggacaaatgcaaagtgctccacttaggaaggaacaatcagtgtcacacatacagaatggggagagactgcctaggaGGGAGTATGGCAAAAAGAGATCTTGGGATTGTGCCGGGGTGcgggggtccccaagcgctgcacgccatccgcaggcaggagtgactctcgctcagcaggtagaCGGTCCCTTCTAGGcctaatattctgtgattctggcaAGCCaaaccctgccctgctggctgcttctggagcACCAGCATCCCAGCTGCAGTGCAACGCTCGTCTGGGACGGCAAAGAAAAACGTCCAGATCTGACCTTGGGAGCGACTCTGCCACGGTGCTGTCAATCTGAGTCTGCCAGCAGACGGGGACAGTTGTGCTGAGAAGCCGAACTTCTCCATTCAGCTCCTGGCCATTGGGTCGATGCCAGCGTCGGTCACTGTGCCAAGACAGAGGAGGAACCATTGTGTCACTGAGCTCTGATGGGTGTCACGTTGTGCTCAGAAGCGGGGTCTGGGCCTCCGGCAGAGCTTGGGGGAGCAGCGCtgcttccacccccgccccaggcagTGACTGGAAGGAGCTTTCCTTAGGGGGCTGCACTCAGagcccccccaggcagcagcaggagcggctcagccctgggctgggggggggggtggctggagcctggctctgtgctgtccCACCCGTCTCGCCACTCCCCTCCCTTGTGCTCTGGGGCCACAGGTCTTCCCTGGCCTCTGCTCCCATACCCCCCTCTGCCTCACCCCAGCTcccgccctgccctggggccccctgaaccctgccccctccgcctAGCCTGGGACCCCCAGAACCCTGACCCCTCTGCCTATCCCCATCTCCGGGGCCCCCCgatccctgccccctccgcctAGCCTGGGACCCCCAGAACCCTGACCCCTCTGCCTATCCCCATCTCCGGGGCCCCCCgatccctgccccctccgcctAGCCCAGGCCCCCCgatccctgccccctccgcctAGCCTGGGaccccccaaaccctgccccctccgcctAGCCTGGGACCCCCAGAACCCTGACCCCTCTGCCTATCCCCATCTCCGGGGCCCCCCgatccctgccccctccgcctAGCCTGGGACCCCCCgaaccctgccccctccgcctATCCCCATCTTCGGGGCCCCCCgaaccctgccccctccgcctAGCCTGGGACCCCCAGAACCCTGACCCCTCTGCCTATCCCCATCTCCAGGGCCCCCCgatccctgccccctccgcctAGCCTGGGACCCCCTGAACCCTGCTCCCTCCGCCTAGCCTGGGACCCCCCgaaccctgccccctccgcctATCCCCATCTTCGGGGCCCCCCgaaccctgccccctccgcctAGCCTGGGACCCCCAGAACCCTGACCCCTCTGCCTATCCCCATCTCCAGGGCCCCCCGATCCCTGCTCCCTCCGCCTAGCCTGGGACCCCCTGAACCCTGCTCCCTCCGCCTAGCCCAGGCCCCCCgaaccctgccccctccgcctATCCCCATCTTCGGGGCCCCCCgaaccctgccccctccgcctAGCCTGGGACCCCCTGAACCCTGCCCCCTCCGTCCCGTCCCGCCCCGGGgccccccaaaccctgccccctccgccccgccccgccccgccccggggccCATGGACCCCCCACCGGGCACGCGCCCATCATCAATGGGTAGGGGCGGGGCCGAGTGCGGGGTTCGCCTCCGGCAGATGGCGGGAGGGAGAGAGCTGATTggtgggcctccagaagaaggcgGGACATGGCGGAGGAGAACCAATCAGATGGCTCGAGCTCGGCAGCAGCGGTAGACTGGCCCATGGGGGGATACAGGACCGCTTGGTTCCGGCCCAACCACATTCGCGGCGCTCGAGAAGAATCTCGCGAGGGTCCCTCGGCGGGCCGCGGGGAGGGGCGTGCCCGGGGCTGAGGCCGTTGGGCAGGAGCGAGGCCTGAGGGAGATTTAGGTGGCGTCTCAGGTCTCTGCTTTACGGTAAAGGTGTGACGACTGCTCTGACGTCACGGACCCTGAAGGGCACGTTGCCCTTCACGTGCGCTCCGTGCAGTTCGTGCTCCAGCGGCCACCCTCCAGGACGCATGCGCAGCTGCCGATCTTGCGTCGACTGGTCCACATTGCGCGTGCTCTAATTTCCCGGGTTGCCCGGGGGAAAGGCTGTTGGCGACAGGAGGGGGGTGCGCATGCGTCTGTCCCTGCGCGCGGGAAAATTGGAGGGGATGCTCATGCGCACTTCGCACCCGAGCTGCCTGGGAGCGAGTTGCGCGTGCGCGCGCGGCTTGGGGGCGGAGCTTGTTGGAGGGCGGACATTAGGCGAAGAGGGGGCGCCCCTTCCGCCGCGTGCGCATGCGCAGGGCGTGTGCCGTTAGTTCGCTCGCCCGCCCGCCCGCTGCAGTCCCGCCATGGCCGCGTACCGGCTCGTGCTGCTGCGGCACGGCGAGAGCACGTGGAACCTGGAGAACCGCTTCAGCGGCTGGTTCGACGCCGACCTCAGCCCGGCCGGCCGCCAGGAGGCCCAGCGCGGCGGGGAGGCGCTGCGAGgtctgggggtgcggggggggggaccGGGGTTCGAGGGGttcaggggggcgggggggagcagggtctggggggatcggggcgggggggtcactggggtggggcggggggagcagggtctgggggagACCGGGGCGGGAGGGtcactggggtggggcgggggggaccgGGGTTCGGGGGGttcaggggggcgggggggatcggggcgggggggtcactggggtggggcgggggggaccgGGGTTCGAGGGGTTCagggggagcagggtctgggggggatcggggggagcagggtctgggggggtcactggggtggggcgggggggaccgGGGTTCGAGGGGTTCACCGGGGCGGGGTCTGGGGTGCACCGGCGGGGGAGCGGTACGGGCGGGGGGCTGCTGTGCCCGGCTCGGGCTCCCGGCTGGCGCTGGCGCTGGCGCGTTCGGCTGGGCGCAGCGCTCGGGGCGGGGAGGCTGCGGTGGAGTGAGACGGCGCGAGCCCTGCCCGCGGCTCACAGCGCTGGGAGGGGAACAGTCGCCGGCAGGAAATCACCGGACCCGTGTCACCCCTCGCCGAGCTACACGCAGGACGAGCAGTGTCTGAGTCGCTGCTCCCGCTGCGCCTTGGGGCGGGCCGGCGCTTGGCTCGTGGCGTTGCGCTGAGAAGGGTCTGAGCGCGCCCGCTGCAGCAGCCCCGCTGGGCGCTGTGCTGGTGGGTGAGATCAGAGGGGTCCCACAAGCCGCAGTGTTCCGTAGCCCGTTTCCCTCCGCCTTGGGGACCGAGGCGGCA
This window harbors:
- the LOC142015634 gene encoding uncharacterized protein LOC142015634, giving the protein MEIRSSPSQRHKLTPFEIIMGRPMRTMATITPAPDLNLTHSTLLQYCKGLMQAVSSFHSQVRAAWPTEPTSAACHTLEPGDWVYLRHHLRKHALEPRWKGPYQGSSGLSPAPDPAMDSELRAGNFSRVASLLHGQLAGAVEEYLLVECCYPCEHAGGHKKSPGPDEKHPRILKELMEEVSEPLSIIFGKSWETGEIPEDWKRQI